From a single Populus nigra chromosome 18, ddPopNigr1.1, whole genome shotgun sequence genomic region:
- the LOC133678221 gene encoding photosynthetic NDH subunit of subcomplex B 4, chloroplastic isoform X1 — MAKAITGFTITKPHMLSSLQKTKLDLKPCSGGLWQCSSNGLLSGWLQHKRSNKKRASLSKVNAFPDWPLMAVMVEHIEGQRDLITHKSIWHLSDRAIKNVYVFYLMFTCWGCLFFGSMKDPYYDSEAYRKDGGDGSGHWVYDKQDDIEESARAELWREELIEEIEQKVGGLRELEEAGRK, encoded by the exons aTGGCCAAAGCTATAACGGGCTTTACCATCACAAAACCGCACATGCTTAGCTCTCTGCAGAAAACAAAATTGGACCTCAAACCATGTTCAGGAGGG CTTTGGCAATGTTCAAGCAACGGGCTTCTTAGTGGGTGGCTGCAG CATAAACGCAGCAATAAGAAAAGAGCTTCCTTGAGTAAAGTGAATGCCTTCCCAGATTGGCCTCTAATGGCAGTTATGGTGGAGCATATAGAAGGTCAAAGAGACCTTATAACTCACAAATCTATATGGCATCTCAGTGATCGAGCCATAAAAAACGTct ATGTATTTTACCTTATGTTCACTTGCTGGGGATGTTTATTCTTCGGTTCAATGAAA GACCCATATTATGACTCAGAGGCGTATAGAAAAGATGGAGGGGATGGCAGTGGACATTGGGTATATGACAAG CAAGACGATATTGAAGAATCTGCAAGGGCAGAGCTGTGGCGCGAGGAGTTGATTGAGGAGATTGAGCAGAAGGTTGGAGGTCTGCGGGAACTGGAAGAAGCTGGCCGAAAGTAG
- the LOC133678221 gene encoding photosynthetic NDH subunit of subcomplex B 4, chloroplastic isoform X2, with protein MAKAITGFTITKPHMLSSLQKTKLDLKPCSGGLWQCSSNGLLSGWLQHKRSNKKRASLSKVNAFPDWPLMAVMVEHIEGQRDLITHKSIWHLSDRAIKNVYVFYLMFTCWGCLFFGSMKDPYYDSEAYRKDGGDGSGHWVYDKM; from the exons aTGGCCAAAGCTATAACGGGCTTTACCATCACAAAACCGCACATGCTTAGCTCTCTGCAGAAAACAAAATTGGACCTCAAACCATGTTCAGGAGGG CTTTGGCAATGTTCAAGCAACGGGCTTCTTAGTGGGTGGCTGCAG CATAAACGCAGCAATAAGAAAAGAGCTTCCTTGAGTAAAGTGAATGCCTTCCCAGATTGGCCTCTAATGGCAGTTATGGTGGAGCATATAGAAGGTCAAAGAGACCTTATAACTCACAAATCTATATGGCATCTCAGTGATCGAGCCATAAAAAACGTct ATGTATTTTACCTTATGTTCACTTGCTGGGGATGTTTATTCTTCGGTTCAATGAAA GACCCATATTATGACTCAGAGGCGTATAGAAAAGATGGAGGGGATGGCAGTGGACATTGGGTATATGACAAG ATGTAA